A window of Streptomyces sp. NBC_01224 genomic DNA:
CGACAACTACGGCGCCCAGATTATCATCGCCGCCGGCAACGACGGCCTCGGCACCAACACCGTCAGCTCGCCGTCCGTGGCGGGCAGGGCCATCTCGGTCGCCGCGTCCGTCAGCTCCGACACCTGGTGGGCCGGCTACGGGTCGAAGGTCGCCACCAAGCAGGGCATCTTCGGCTTCTCCTCCCGCGGCCCCGCTGAGAACGGGGCGCTGGCGCCGCAGGTGTCCGCGCCCGGCGCCGCCATCTCCTCGATCCCGATGTGGCTGTCTGGTGAAGCCGTCCCCGAGGCCGGGTATTCGCTGCCGGCCGGGTACGGCATGGCCAACGGCACCTCCATGGCGGCCCCGCAGGTCGCCGGAGCGGCGGCGCTGCTGCTATCGGCCGCCAAGGCCCATTCGCTGACGGTCAGCCCGGCGGCGCTGAAGACCGCCCTGACCGGCACCGCCGACCCGATCCCCGGCGTCCCGACCATCGCGCAGGGCGCCGGCATCATCGACACCGTCGCGGCCTGGAAGCAGCTCAGCGCTGGCATCAACACCAATGAGCTCACTGTGTCGGCTCCCGTTTGTAGTTCGCTGTCCGGCCTGCTCGCGACTCCGAACACCGGCGTCGGCATCTACAACCGTTGTCTGCCAACAGAAGGCGGCCAGGTGATCGGTGCGCAGAAGACCTACAAGGTCAGCGTCACCCGGACCAGCGGTGCCGCCGGGAACGTCGTGCACCGGATCGGTTGGATCGGCAACGACGGCACGTTCAGCGCCCGCGCGGCAATGCCCCTGCAGCTCGGAAAGGCGGCCGATATCACGGTCACCGCGACCGCGACGACCTCCGGCATGCATAGCGCGATCCTGACCATTGATGACCCGGCGACAGGCGGCATCGACCAGTTCGTCGCCGTCACCGTGCTGGCGACCAAGCCGCTGGCCAAGCCCGACTACGCGGTCACCAGTTCCGGCACGCTCAACCGAACCGGAACCACCTCGCTGCTGGTGCCCGTTCCCAAGGGCGTCGAAGCACTGCAGATGACCCTGGGCGGGCTCGCCGACGGCAGCCAGGTCCGCGCATTGCCCATCGACCCCGACGGCATGCCCGCAGACTCCAACGCCAGTTACCGCTGCTACACCAACTACACCGACCCGGCGAACTGCAACGCCACCGCACGACCGGTGTACCGACCCAAACCCGGCATCTGGGAGTTCGTGATCGAGTCTCGCAGGACGTCTCCGGTCGAACAGAACCCGTACACAGCGACGGTTTCGCTGCAGGGCATGTCGTTCGATCCGGGGACCGTCACAGTCGACAAGGTGACGATGAACTCGCCGACGAATGTCGGCTCGACGGGGAAGAACACCTTTGGCCCCGCGACCGCCCACGTCGCAACTGGCGAGATCGGCGATGTCCGCAATTTGTTCTCGACGGTCTCGCAAGGCGAAATCACGTCCAACATGCTCTATGTTCCGCGTCGGACGACCCGGCTCGACGTGACTCTGACGCCCAGAGACGCTGCCGATCTGGACTTCTATGTGTATTTCAACGGCAGGCCGATAGACCAGAGCACCACGACCGGGGACTCGCCCGAGCACATCGTCATCGATGATCCACAGCCGGGTACGTACTTCATCGTGGTCGCGGGAGTCGCCGTGCCCGGAGACAACGTCACGTTCGACTACCACCAAGAGATGTACTCGAAGGGCCTCGGCACGATCACGCCGAAATCCGACGCGAAGTACACGGTTGCCACGGGCCAGTCGATGCCGGTCGACGGGGCAATGATCGTCAGCGCTCGGCAGTTGACCAAGGATCCCATGGTCGGCCGGGTCCGAGTGGCCAACGAGCACGGCACGATCATCGGGGCGGCGGACGTCACGATCGCCACTGTCGATGTCCCCAAACTCGATCTGGTCGCGTGGGCCCCGCCATTCGTCGGCGCGGCTCTCAATGAGAGCGGCATAGTCGCGGGGGATCGCCAGTACAACTCCAGGATGACGCCGACCATCTGGACGGCCGCCGACGGGTTCACCAACCTGGATCTCGCCGGGGGCAGGTACGGATCGGCTCTGGACCTGAATGACGGCCAGACCGCCGTCGGTATCGCGACGGACAGTGCATTGCGTACTCTTCCCGTCCAATGGGCCAAGGACGGATCGCTCACAGTGCTCGGCGTCCCGGATTGGCGGCCCTATTCCAGCGGCTACGCGACCGCCGTGAATAACAAGGGGGTGGTCACCGGATTCTCCGAAGCAATCGTCAAGGAGTCTGACGGTAAGAACCACAGCTACAGTGACGGGTTCGTGCGGACGCCGGATGGGACGTTCAGCAAGCTGGCCCACCTGTCCTCGGATCTGACGGGAACCCAGCCGCGCGCCATCAACGATGCCGGAATGATCGTCGGTGCCTCGCACACCGATGGCCATGTGCCGCACGCGGTCACCTGGGATGCGACGTCAGGTGTTACTCAGGATCTCGGCACGCTTCCGGGACAGTATTCGGCCCAGGCGAACGATGTGAACGCCTCCGGGACTATCGTGGGGACCAGCGGTGACGACGCGTTCGTGTGGACCAAGGCCGGCGGAATGCAGCGCCTTGCCGACTACGGATACAACGCGACCGGCGACAAAGTCACCGACGACGGGTGGATCCTCGGAACTGTCGAACTTTCCCCGGACGTTGCGGTGTCGGCGATGTGGGACCCGCAGGGACGGCTCTGGGATCTGTCCGGCATGGTGCCGCTCTCTGCCGGTGATCGATTCACGCCGACCTACAGCTTCGACATCAACGATCACCACCAGCTAATGGTCTACGGCGAGGGCGGCCCGAACGCCGCCTGGTCCAGCTCGGTGATGCTGAGGATCCCGGCAGGTCTGGGCAACTAGGCCCCGGCGCCACCTCGTCCCGTCGAGCCACCGCAGCCGGTGGCTCGACGGGACGAAGGCGTTCAAAGCCAGCCCCGGTCCCGCGCGTGCCAGCCAAGCAACACCCGGGATTCGGTGCCGGCCAGATCCATCAGCCTGCGGACCCTGCGCTGCATGGTCCGCAGGCTGATCCCCAGTCGGGCAGCGACCGCGGCATCGGTGTACCCAGCCAGCAACAGCATCAGGACCTTCCGGTCTGCCGGGTCGGCGAGATCCTTCGGCGATGCCAAGTTCGGATCGACCGTACGGCCGGGGGCCTCCCGCAATTGCATGGCCGACCGCCACAGGCTCTCGAAGCTGAACATCAGACAGTCCAGCAGCCCCCCGGGGCGCACCACCGCGATCTCCGAGTGCGCGTGCCCACCCTCGTCGAGCTGCACGATCGCAATCGAATCGTCGACGATCAGCAGCTTCGCCGGTAACGACTGCACCATGCGGATCTCCTGTCCCCGATCCAGCGAGGCGACCAGGTCCTTCTCCGCGGCGGGCTCATCCAGCACGGTCCGTTCGATGATGATCCGCTCACGCAGACCACGGCCGGCGACCTCGCGTTCGGTGTCAGATTCGGAGATCCCGAAAACCGCGAACGGTGGTTTCGCGAACATCCGGAGCTGGTCCTTGGCGGACAGCAACAGGCCATTGAGCCAGCTGCCGATCTCGCTGCGGCCCCGAACGATCTCGATGCCGTTCGACAGCTGCACCTCGCGCGCCCTCCGGTACTCCTCCGCGAGCTCGTCGAGTGCCGTTCGGGCGGCCCTGACCTGCTGCTCGCGCTGCGCGACCATCCCCTCGAGCGCCAGCGACGGCGACACCGCCGAGATTCCTCCGCCGGCGGCCATGTCAACCAGGCCCACCTGCCGCAACGCACCGATCGCCGTTTCGATGTCCTTGACCGAGATCCCCAGCAGGCCGGCGAGATCCGGCCCGAGCGCTGGTCCGCCGGAGACCAACGCCCGATAGACCCGCTCGGCCGTCGCGTCGACATCGACCCCGATGAGTGAGCTCAGCGGGGAGGGGCGACTGGGGTCGGGCATGGCGCGAACTATACGTCCGTTACCGAACTGCTGGGTGATAGGTGGGCTCCGTCACATACGTAGCCCCAGCACATGGCCGGCAGCCCGCCAAAAGCCAAGCGGCGGGCGGCCGGCCAGCGGACCTGCACCCGCGGGCACGGCGACGCGAAAGGACTCTGCCGGGTGCGGCGGCCTGGGTTTTGCGGGACATCCCGGCATGGCAGGTGCCTCCCGCAGTCGTGAACAGCCGCCGAACGGACCGATGCTGACGGGTGGACAGTGGTGTCCCGAGAACGACGAGCGAGAGATCCTGCGCCTACGCCCTGCCGGCCGGCCCCGAGGAAGGCTGCCTCTGCGACAAGCCGTTCCAGCGGTACGGGAGAGACCGCCGGGACGCCTTCGCCCAGCGTATGCAGCGGTGTTCGTCGCGTAGCGGGAAACGGAGAAGTTGTCCGGATGCGCACGCCTCCGCCCTGCCGTCCATGCATCCCGCACCCTCGCAGGAGGGTCAGGGGAGTCACTGATCGTTTCAGAATGCAGTTCGGAGTCGTCTCAAGCAGGTGATGCTGCAGGTGAGTTGGAGCAGACCGAGATGGAGGTCGGCGCGTATCTCGTAATCCGAAGGCGTTTGAACTGGTGCAGCCAGGCGAAGGTCCGCTCGACGACCCAGTGGGTCTTGCCCAGACCGGAGCCGTGCGGGGTGCCGCGACGGGCGATCTTCGGTGTGATCCCACGAGCTCGGACGAGACGGCAGCCGGAGTTGGCCCCGCCTGCACGAAGTCCTGCTGGCGGAACTACGTAAAGAGGGCTTGCTGGAGATGGACGACGCTGCGATCGACGGCTCGCACGTCAGGGCCCTCAAAGGGGTGGCTCACACCGGACCTTCGCCGGTCGACCGGGCACGCCCCGGCAGTAACCACCACATCATCGTCGACCGGCACGGAACCCCGCTCGCCGTCGCTCTGACCAGCGGGAACCGCCACGACGTCACCCAGCTCATGCCACTGCTGGACGCCATACCGCACATCCGCGGCCTGCGGGGCCGGCCCCGCCACCGGTCCCGGCGGCTTTTCGCCGACCGCGGCTACGACTTCGACAAGTACCGCCGTCTCGTCCGAGCTCGTGGGATCACACCGAAGATCGCCCGTCGCGGCACCCCGCACGGCTCCGCCCTGGGCAAGACCCACTGGGTCGTCGAGCGGACCTTCGCCCGGCTGCACCAGTTCAAGCGCCTTCGGATCCGCTACGAGATACGCGTCGACCTCCATCTCGGTCTGCTCCAACTCGCCTGCAGCCACGGGCGACTTCGTCCTGTTCTACCCCGCGGACGGCC
This region includes:
- a CDS encoding S8 family serine peptidase; the encoded protein is MIAAASAVLIAAALIAPAAAAADPTSPTGSESAGASKVEPADPDGPQGPGRSPVAGLDDRAGRDNPDSIYRAGKTDGFQPLTDDSLSDTAAEKLGNADTRLLQQAQASKKKSVTVLMLARKGATEDVVAAVEKTGGTVGSVTGKVGYVRATVPTDSVTTLAGLRSVAAIDLNRTYKIPGPDLGAAGARTAATKAAGPTAPGANTPADNPYLPINETGAEAFVKDNPAWDGRGTVVGVLDTGVDVEHPALQTTSDGKPKIVDWVTETDPVTDRDGSWVRMSTTKTGPTFSYLGKSWTIPEGTFQFGVFYESATAGSDFEGDLNRDGDTLDFYGVLYDPTTHRIWVDSNNNQDLTDETPMAPFAVDRQVGHLGSDDPATPQNERIPFVVEYRDNVDLSPLGGSNVGKTANYVSIGLPVASHGTHVAGITAGTSLFGGQMHGAAPGAQIVSARACTWGGGCTQAALTEGMIDLVTNRHVDVVNLSIGGLPALNDGSDVIAALYDKLIDNYGAQIIIAAGNDGLGTNTVSSPSVAGRAISVAASVSSDTWWAGYGSKVATKQGIFGFSSRGPAENGALAPQVSAPGAAISSIPMWLSGEAVPEAGYSLPAGYGMANGTSMAAPQVAGAAALLLSAAKAHSLTVSPAALKTALTGTADPIPGVPTIAQGAGIIDTVAAWKQLSAGINTNELTVSAPVCSSLSGLLATPNTGVGIYNRCLPTEGGQVIGAQKTYKVSVTRTSGAAGNVVHRIGWIGNDGTFSARAAMPLQLGKAADITVTATATTSGMHSAILTIDDPATGGIDQFVAVTVLATKPLAKPDYAVTSSGTLNRTGTTSLLVPVPKGVEALQMTLGGLADGSQVRALPIDPDGMPADSNASYRCYTNYTDPANCNATARPVYRPKPGIWEFVIESRRTSPVEQNPYTATVSLQGMSFDPGTVTVDKVTMNSPTNVGSTGKNTFGPATAHVATGEIGDVRNLFSTVSQGEITSNMLYVPRRTTRLDVTLTPRDAADLDFYVYFNGRPIDQSTTTGDSPEHIVIDDPQPGTYFIVVAGVAVPGDNVTFDYHQEMYSKGLGTITPKSDAKYTVATGQSMPVDGAMIVSARQLTKDPMVGRVRVANEHGTIIGAADVTIATVDVPKLDLVAWAPPFVGAALNESGIVAGDRQYNSRMTPTIWTAADGFTNLDLAGGRYGSALDLNDGQTAVGIATDSALRTLPVQWAKDGSLTVLGVPDWRPYSSGYATAVNNKGVVTGFSEAIVKESDGKNHSYSDGFVRTPDGTFSKLAHLSSDLTGTQPRAINDAGMIVGASHTDGHVPHAVTWDATSGVTQDLGTLPGQYSAQANDVNASGTIVGTSGDDAFVWTKAGGMQRLADYGYNATGDKVTDDGWILGTVELSPDVAVSAMWDPQGRLWDLSGMVPLSAGDRFTPTYSFDINDHHQLMVYGEGGPNAAWSSSVMLRIPAGLGN
- a CDS encoding helix-turn-helix transcriptional regulator; amino-acid sequence: MPDPSRPSPLSSLIGVDVDATAERVYRALVSGGPALGPDLAGLLGISVKDIETAIGALRQVGLVDMAAGGGISAVSPSLALEGMVAQREQQVRAARTALDELAEEYRRAREVQLSNGIEIVRGRSEIGSWLNGLLLSAKDQLRMFAKPPFAVFGISESDTEREVAGRGLRERIIIERTVLDEPAAEKDLVASLDRGQEIRMVQSLPAKLLIVDDSIAIVQLDEGGHAHSEIAVVRPGGLLDCLMFSFESLWRSAMQLREAPGRTVDPNLASPKDLADPADRKVLMLLLAGYTDAAVAARLGISLRTMQRRVRRLMDLAGTESRVLLGWHARDRGWL